In Massilia sp. METH4, the genomic window CGGCGGCCGCGACCCGCTGTACGAGGCCGTGCTGGTGGAAGCCCACCAGCACCTTGTGACGCTGGAAGAAATGCAGCACGCCGCGGCGATGGATGGCACCCCGCTGGAGAAGCTGCGCGTGATCCTGGGCGGCATCGTGCGGCGTGCCACGTCGCGCGACGCGCACTGGGGCACGCGCGTGGTGATCCGCGAGCTGCTGTCGCCCACCGCCTTCGCGCCCACGCTGGTACACAGGGCGATCGAACCGAAGGCGCGCGTGATGCTGGGCATCGTCGCCCAGGTCCTCGGGCTGGCGCCGGACAACCCCGGCGTGCAGCGCGGCCTGTTTTTGCTGATGGCCCCCTGCCTTGCGCTGCTGGTCGCCCCGCGCGGCCTGCGCAAGGACGTCTTCCCCGCCCTCGGCGACGACACTGACGGCCTTGTCGAAGACATGCTGGCCTACGTGGAAGCCGGGCTCTCCGCCATCGCCCGTCGCCACGGTCCGCAAAACCGGTGACAGGCACCGGCACTCGAGAAATGTTTCTTTAAACCCCGTGACAGGCACCGGTCTTCGAGAAATGTTTCTGCAAACCCGGTGCCTGTCACCGGTCTTCAGGAAATGTTTCCGGAAACCCGGTGCCTGTCACCCGCGTTCGGGAAAAGTTTCAAAAAAGCCGGTGCCTGTCACCG contains:
- a CDS encoding CerR family C-terminal domain-containing protein; translated protein: MNTKSGRAARPHGDATRQQLLDVAGQVFAEKGYADATSKEICTRAGTNIAAVNYHFGGRDPLYEAVLVEAHQHLVTLEEMQHAAAMDGTPLEKLRVILGGIVRRATSRDAHWGTRVVIRELLSPTAFAPTLVHRAIEPKARVMLGIVAQVLGLAPDNPGVQRGLFLLMAPCLALLVAPRGLRKDVFPALGDDTDGLVEDMLAYVEAGLSAIARRHGPQNR